A window of Streptomyces broussonetiae genomic DNA:
CGAAGGCAATCATGCCGTACGGCCTTTCGTTGCGTTGAGTGTGTGGCGGGCGACCGCCTGCTGGAGCCGGTTCTGGGCGGGGGCGCGCCAGATGTGGCAGATGGCGAGCGCCAGGGCGTCGGCGGCATCGGCCGGTCTGGGGGGTGCGGCGAGCCGGAGCAGCCGGGTCACCATGGCGCCGACCTGTGCCTTGTCGGCCCGGCCGGTGCCGGTGACGGCCGCCTTGACCTCGCTCGGGGTGTGCAGGGCGACGGGGATGCCGCGCCGGGCGGCGCACAGCATGGCCACGGCGCTGGCCTGGGCGGTACCCATCACCGTGCGTACGTTGTGCTGGCTGAAGACGCGCTCTACGGCCACGAACTCGGGCCGGTGCTCGTCCAGCCACTGCTCGATGCCCTCTTCGACGGCGAGCAGGCGGTGACTCAGCTCGGCGTCCGCGGGGGTCCTCACCACCCCGACGCCGAGCATGGTGAGCGGCCGGCCCGCGACCCCTTCGACGACGCCGACGCCGCACCGGGTCAGCCCGGGATCCACCCCCAGTACACGCACCGCGCCCCTCCTCCGGTCGGCCGACGATCACCTGCCGATCGCTTGTTCGTGCAGGCTATCGGGTGCCACTGACAACGCCGTACAACGCGACGGGCCGACGGGGTGTTGTCCCGTCGGCCCGTCGGCTAAGCCGTGCGCGCTACGCGTCGACCTTCTCCATGATCTCGTCGCTGACGTCGAAGTTGGCGAAGACGTTCTGCACGTCGTCGCTGTCCTCGAGCGCGTCGATCAGCTTGAAGATCTTCTTGGCGCCCTCCTCGTCCAGCTCGACCTGCATGGTCGGGACGAAGTTGGCCTCGGCGGAGTCGTAGTCGATCCCGGCGTCCTGGAGGGCGGTGCGGACCGCGACCAGGTCGGTGGCCTCGCTGAGCACCTCGAAGGACTCGCCGAGGTCGTTGACCTCCTCGGCGCCCGCGTCCAGGACGGCACCGAGCACGTCGTCCTCGGTCAGCTCGCCCTTGGGGACGATCACGACACCCTTGCGGTTGAACAGGTACGACACCGAGCCCGGGTCCGCCATGTTGCCGCCGTTGCGGGTCATGGCGACGCGGACGTCGGAGGCGGCGCGGTTGCGGTTGTCGGTGAGGCACTCGATGAGCACGGCGACACCGTTCGGGCCGTAGCCCTCGTACATGATCGTCTCGTAGTCGGCGCCGCCGGCCTCGAGACCGCCACCACGCTTGATCGCGGAGTCGATGTTCTTGTTCGGGACCGACTGCTTCTTGGCCTTCTGGACGGCGTCGTAGAGCGTCGGGTTACCGTCGAGGTCGACACCGCCCATACGCGCGGCGACTTCGATGTTCTTGATCAGCTTCGCGAAGAGCTTGCCGCGCTTGGCGTCGATCACGGCCTTCTTGTGCTTCGTCGTAGCCCATTTAGAGTGGCCGGACATCTGCCTGTCTCCTTCGCGTAACCATCCACATAACGAACGCCAGAGATCCTACAAGGACTCTGCCGCGCGGTTTGCGCGAACCATGTCCACGAACAGGGCGTGCACGCGGTGGTCGCCGGTCAGTTCCGGGTGGAACGACGTGGCGAGCGCGTTGCCCTGGCGGACGGCGACGATGTGGCCGTCGTGCTCGGCGAGCACCTCGGCCTCGGCGCCCACGGACTCGACCCACGGGGCGCGGATGAAGACGCCCTCCACAGGATCGCCCGGGATGCCCTGCACGTCGACCGTCGCCTCGAACGACTCGTTCTGCCGCCCGAAGGCGTTACGGCGCACGATCATGTCGATGCCGCCGACGGTCTCCTGACCCGAGCGCGGGTCGAGGATCTTGTCGGCGAGCATGATCATGCCCGCGCAGGTGCCGTAGACGGGCATGCCGTCACGCACGCGCGCGCGGAGAGGGCCCATCACTCCGAACAGGACGGCCAGCTTGGAGATCGTGGTGGACTCACCGCCGGGTATGACGAGGCCGTCGACCTCGGCGAGTTCCTCGGGGCGCCGCACCGGCCTGGCCACGGCGTCGGCCGCGGCCAGGGCGATGAGGTGCTCCCGTACGTCGCCCTGGAGGGCCAGGACGCCTATGACAGGAGTGTTCATGGGGTTCGGTTACCTGTGTGCTTACCAGCCGCGGTTCGCGTAGCGCTCGGTCTCGGGGAGGGTGTCGCAGTTGATGCCGACCATGGCCTCGCCGAGGTTGCGGGACGCGTCCGCGATGATCTTCGGGTCGTCGTAGAAGGTGGTCGCCTTGACGATGGCTGCGGCGCGCTTGGCCGGGTCGCCGGACTTGAAGATGCCGGAGCCCACGAAGACGCCCTCGGCGCCGAGCTGACGCATCAGGGCCGCGTCGGCCGGGGTGGCCACGCCACCGGCGGAGAACAGCACGACCGGGAGCTTGCCCAGCTCGGCGACCTCCTTGACCAGCTCGAACGGGGCGCGCAGCTCCTTGGCGGCGGCGTAGATCTCGTTGTTGTCGCAGCCGCGCAGCTTGGCGATCTCGCCCTTGATCTGGCGCAGGTGGCGGACGGCCTCGACGACGTTGCCGGTGCCGGCCTCGCCCTTGGAGCGGATCATCGCGGCGCCCTCGGCGATGCGGCGCAGGGCCTCGCCCAGATTGGTGGCACCACAGACGAAGGGGGTGGTGAAGGCCCACTTGTCGGAGTGGTTGACCTCGTCGGCCGGGGTGAGGACCTCGGACTCGTCGATGTAGTCGACGCCGAGGGACTGCAGCACCTGGGCCTCGACGAAGTGGCCGATGCGGGACTTGGCCATCACCGGGATGGAGACGGCGTCGATGATGCCCTCGATCATGTCCGGGTCGGACATACGGGCCACGCCGCCGTCCTTGCGGATGTCGGCGGGGACCCGCTCCAGGGCCATGACGGCGACGGCGCCCGCGTCCTCGGCGATCTTCGCCTGCTCCGGCGTGACGACGTCCATGATCACGCCGCCCTTGAGCTGCTCGGCCATTCCGCGCTTCACGCGCGCGGTGCCGGTCTCGGGAGCCTGGTTCTCGTTGGTGGACACGGATGACCTCACTGAAGGGAAAGAGGGTTTCTGCCTCACCGAGGAAACGCGAGTGGACCAGGCCACAGCAAGGGCCAATGGGAAGCCGGTGGATCCTTTTGGTTCACCTGGGGTTCAGCCGACCCGCTCCACCAGGGCCGCGGGCGGCTCGTCGTCCATCTCGAACGCCAGCGGGAAAGGGGCGTGGCCGGCGAGCCGGAACCAGCGGACCTTGCGGTGCCCACGGAGTCTGCGGGCGGCGCCCACGGCGTCGTTGTGGAAGCGGCGGGCCATCGGCACCCGGCGGACGGCCTCGGCCAGTTCACGGGCCGCCTCCTCGCCGCCCGGGGCCTCGCGTACCGCCTCCACCTGCACCGGGTCCTCGAAGACCGCGCGCAGCGCCTGGCTCAGCTCGCTCTCCGCGACCTCACGCTGCTCCTCCTCGGACTGCCGGGCCGCGTGCGCGGCCTCGTACAGCACGATCGAGGCGGCCGGGTCCAGCACGCCCGAGGTGGCCAGTTCCTGTGTCACGGAGGCCCGTCGCAGCAGCTGCGCGTCCAGGGCGGCGCGCGCGGCGTCCATCCGCACGTGCAGCCGGTCCAGCCGCCCGGCGGTCCAGCTCAGATACACGCCGATCGCGACGAGAACGACAAGGATCCAGATGAGGGTTGCGGTCACGCCGGAAGGCTATCGGCTGCGCGCGGGCGCCCTTCCTGCCAGTCCCGAGCCCCGGCCAACCGGACGAACCCTCCCGGACACGCCCGGATCGTCGGTCCCGTACGAGGGCTGTCATCCCGTACCGGGGCTGTCCGTCCCGGACCAGGGCCGTCGCTCCCGTACCCATGCCGCCGTCCCGCCCGGCCCCTCGGCCCGTACCAGGGTCGTCAGGAACGCGCCCCGGGCCGAGGACCGTCAGACTCGTACCAGGACCGTCAGTCCGGGGCCAGGACCGTCAGTCCCGGGCCAGCCCGAAGCGCGCCCGCAGTCCCGTCGTGCGCTCGTCCGCCGCGACCGCGGCGGCGCCGGCCGTCACCGTCTCGTAGACCGAGAGGATGTCCGCGCCGACCGTCGACCAGTCGAACCGCCGGACATGGGCGCTGCCGCGCTCGCTCAGCTCGGCACGGCGCTCGGGGTCCGCCAGGAGCCGCAGGGCCGCTTCGGCGAGCGCGTCGGCGTCCTCGTTGACGAAGACCTCGCCCGCCTCGCCCTGGTCGAGGACCTGCACGAAGGCGTCCAGGTCGGAGGCGAGCACGGGCGCGCCCGCCGACATCGCCTCGACCAGGATGATGCCGAAGCTCTCGCCGCCGGTGTTGGGCGCGACGTACACGTCGACACTGCGCAGGAAGCGCGCCTTGTCCTCGTCACTGATCATGCCCAGGAACTCCACGCGCGCGCGCAGCTCCTTCGGCAGCTCCTCGACGGCGGCCTCCTCGTCGCCGCGGCCGGCGACCAGAAGGCGGGTCTGCGGACGGGCGGCAAGGATCTTCGGCAGGGCCCGCATCAGCACGGGCAGGCCCTTGCGGGGCTCGTCGATACGGCCGATGAAACCGATCGTGTCGCCCTGCCACTCCGGCTTCGGCCCGGCCTTGGCGAAGAAGTCCACGTCGACGCCGTTGGGGATGACCACCGCGTCCCCGCCCAGGTGCTCGACCAGGGTGCGGCGGGCGTACTCGCTGACCGCGATCCGCGCGCTGATCTTCTCCAGGGCGGCCTGGAGGATGGAGTACGCGGCGATCATCGCGCGCGAGCGCGGGTTGGAGGTGTGGAAGGTCGCCACGATGGGGCCCTGCGCCGCCCAGCAGGTCAGCAGGCCCAGCGAGGGCGAGGTCGGCTCGTGGATGTGGACCACGTCGAAGTTGCCCTCGTGCAGCCAGCGTCGCACCCGCGCGGCCGACAGGAAGCCGAAGTTCAGCCGGGCCACCGAGCCGTTGTACGGCACCGGGACGGCCCGGCCGGCCGAGACGACGTACGGCGGCAGCGGGGTGTCGTCGTCGGCCGGGGCCAGCACGGACACCTCGTGGCCGAGCCGGACGAAGTACTCGGCGAGGTCGCGGATGTGGAACTGGACGCCCCCGGGCACGTCCCAGGAGTACGGGCAGACGATCCCGATTCTCACGACGGCCCCTTCGCCGGGTCGAGGTCGGCGAGCCACAAGCGCTGGAGCATGTGCCAGTCCTCCGGATGGCCGGCGATCCCGGTGGCGAAGGCGTCGGCCAGCGCCTGTGTCATCACAGACGTCTTCTCCGCGCGCGTGCCTGTCCCGGGTACCTCTACCGGGGGATGCACCTGCCCCTGCATGACAGGCGAGTCGTCGTACCAGAGGGTGACCGGCAGCAGCAGCGCGCCGGTCTGCTGGGCGAGCAGGGCCGGGCCCGCGGGCATCCGGGTCCGCTCGCCGAAGAAGTCGACCTCGACACCGGAAGCGGACAGGTCCCGGTCGGCGACCAGGCAGACCAGGCCGCCGTCGCGCAGCCGCCGGGCCAGAGTGCCGAAGGCGGAGCCGCCGCTGTGCGGCAGGACCTCCATGCCGAGGCCCTCGCGGTAGGCGACGAAGCGGTCGTAGAGCGTCTCGGGCTTCAGCCGCTCCGCTACCGTCGTGAACGGCGTCTGCAGTTTGGTGGTGACCCAGGCGCCGGCCAGGTCGTAGTTGGCCATGTGCGGCAGGGCGAGGACCACTCCCTGGCCGGAGGCGAGCCCGTCGGTCAGGTAGTGGATGTCCTTGGGGTCGAACCCGGTCTGCACGCGCTCGCGGCTCCAGGTCGGCAGCCTGAACGACTCCATCCAGTAGCGCAGATACGAGCGCATGCCCGCGCGGGACAGCTCGGCAAGGCGTTCGGGGGTGGCGCCCGGCACCACGCGCGCGTAGTTGGACTCGAGGCGCTTGACGCCCTTGCCGCGCTGCTTCCAGGCGAGATCGGCGATCGTACGGCCGAGCCGGACCGCGGCCGGTTCGGGGAGCTTCTTGACGGTGCTCCAGCCGAGGCCGTACAGGGCGTCGCTGAGCCGGTCGGCGGTGCTCACTTCGCTGCCTCGCTGCTGCTGTGCCGAGCCGCCGCCGCCTCCGCCTCGGCGGATTCGCGGCGGACGGTGACGACCCGCTGGACCAGCGTGACGAGACTGCCCGCGGCGACGATCCACAAAGCGACCGGCAGCAGCC
This region includes:
- the pdxT gene encoding pyridoxal 5'-phosphate synthase glutaminase subunit PdxT, with amino-acid sequence MNTPVIGVLALQGDVREHLIALAAADAVARPVRRPEELAEVDGLVIPGGESTTISKLAVLFGVMGPLRARVRDGMPVYGTCAGMIMLADKILDPRSGQETVGGIDMIVRRNAFGRQNESFEATVDVQGIPGDPVEGVFIRAPWVESVGAEAEVLAEHDGHIVAVRQGNALATSFHPELTGDHRVHALFVDMVRANRAAESL
- a CDS encoding glycosyltransferase family 4 protein, coding for MRIGIVCPYSWDVPGGVQFHIRDLAEYFVRLGHEVSVLAPADDDTPLPPYVVSAGRAVPVPYNGSVARLNFGFLSAARVRRWLHEGNFDVVHIHEPTSPSLGLLTCWAAQGPIVATFHTSNPRSRAMIAAYSILQAALEKISARIAVSEYARRTLVEHLGGDAVVIPNGVDVDFFAKAGPKPEWQGDTIGFIGRIDEPRKGLPVLMRALPKILAARPQTRLLVAGRGDEEAAVEELPKELRARVEFLGMISDEDKARFLRSVDVYVAPNTGGESFGIILVEAMSAGAPVLASDLDAFVQVLDQGEAGEVFVNEDADALAEAALRLLADPERRAELSERGSAHVRRFDWSTVGADILSVYETVTAGAAAVAADERTTGLRARFGLARD
- a CDS encoding phosphatidylinositol mannoside acyltransferase, translated to MSTADRLSDALYGLGWSTVKKLPEPAAVRLGRTIADLAWKQRGKGVKRLESNYARVVPGATPERLAELSRAGMRSYLRYWMESFRLPTWSRERVQTGFDPKDIHYLTDGLASGQGVVLALPHMANYDLAGAWVTTKLQTPFTTVAERLKPETLYDRFVAYREGLGMEVLPHSGGSAFGTLARRLRDGGLVCLVADRDLSASGVEVDFFGERTRMPAGPALLAQQTGALLLPVTLWYDDSPVMQGQVHPPVEVPGTGTRAEKTSVMTQALADAFATGIAGHPEDWHMLQRLWLADLDPAKGPS
- a CDS encoding LemA family protein, with the translated sequence MTATLIWILVVLVAIGVYLSWTAGRLDRLHVRMDAARAALDAQLLRRASVTQELATSGVLDPAASIVLYEAAHAARQSEEEQREVAESELSQALRAVFEDPVQVEAVREAPGGEEAARELAEAVRRVPMARRFHNDAVGAARRLRGHRKVRWFRLAGHAPFPLAFEMDDEPPAALVERVG
- a CDS encoding YebC/PmpR family DNA-binding transcriptional regulator produces the protein MSGHSKWATTKHKKAVIDAKRGKLFAKLIKNIEVAARMGGVDLDGNPTLYDAVQKAKKQSVPNKNIDSAIKRGGGLEAGGADYETIMYEGYGPNGVAVLIECLTDNRNRAASDVRVAMTRNGGNMADPGSVSYLFNRKGVVIVPKGELTEDDVLGAVLDAGAEEVNDLGESFEVLSEATDLVAVRTALQDAGIDYDSAEANFVPTMQVELDEEGAKKIFKLIDALEDSDDVQNVFANFDVSDEIMEKVDA
- the ruvC gene encoding crossover junction endodeoxyribonuclease RuvC, encoding MRVLGVDPGLTRCGVGVVEGVAGRPLTMLGVGVVRTPADAELSHRLLAVEEGIEQWLDEHRPEFVAVERVFSQHNVRTVMGTAQASAVAMLCAARRGIPVALHTPSEVKAAVTGTGRADKAQVGAMVTRLLRLAAPPRPADAADALALAICHIWRAPAQNRLQQAVARHTLNATKGRTA
- the pdxS gene encoding pyridoxal 5'-phosphate synthase lyase subunit PdxS, with amino-acid sequence MSTNENQAPETGTARVKRGMAEQLKGGVIMDVVTPEQAKIAEDAGAVAVMALERVPADIRKDGGVARMSDPDMIEGIIDAVSIPVMAKSRIGHFVEAQVLQSLGVDYIDESEVLTPADEVNHSDKWAFTTPFVCGATNLGEALRRIAEGAAMIRSKGEAGTGNVVEAVRHLRQIKGEIAKLRGCDNNEIYAAAKELRAPFELVKEVAELGKLPVVLFSAGGVATPADAALMRQLGAEGVFVGSGIFKSGDPAKRAAAIVKATTFYDDPKIIADASRNLGEAMVGINCDTLPETERYANRGW